From the genome of Arvicola amphibius chromosome 9, mArvAmp1.2, whole genome shotgun sequence, one region includes:
- the Ddit4 gene encoding DNA damage-inducible transcript 4 protein: MPSLWDRFSSSSSSSSSSGTPATDRPPRSAWGSAAREEGLDRCASLESSDCESLDSSNSGFGPEEDSSYLDGVSLPDFELLSDPEDEHLCANLMQLLQESLSQARLGSRRPARLLMPSQLVSQVGKELLRLAYSEPCGLRGALLDVCVEQGKSCHSVAQLALDPSLVPTFQLTLVLRLDSRLWPKIQGLLSSANSSLVPGYSQSLTLSTGFRVIKKKLYSSEQLLIEEC; encoded by the exons ATGCCTAGCCTTTGGGATCGTTTCTCGTCGTCCTCTTCCTCTTCGTCTTCGTCCGGAACTCCAGCCACTGACCGGCCACCGCGCTCCGCCTGGGGGTCTGCGGCCCGAGAAGAGGGCCTTGACCGCTGCGCGAGCCTGGAGAGCTCGGACTGTGAGTCCCTGGACAGCAGCAACAGTGGCTTCGGGCCGGAGGAAG ATTCCTCATACCTGGACGGGGTGTCCCTGCCCGACTTTGAGCTGCTCAGCGACCCGGAGGATGAGCATCTGTGTGCCAACCTGAtgcagctgctgcaggagagCCTGTCCCAGGCGCGATTGGGCTCGCGGCGCCCTGCGCGCCTGCTGATGCCAAGCCAGCTGGTGAGCCAGGTGGGCAAGGAACTCCTGCGCCTGGCTTACAGCGAGCCGTGCGGCCTGCGGGGGGCACTGCTGGACGTCTGTGTGGAACAAGGCAAGAGCTGCCACAGTGTGGCTCAGCTGGCCCTCGACCCCAGCCTGGTGCCTACCTTTCAGTTGACCCTGGTGCTGCGCCTTGACTCTCGCCTCTGGCCCAAGATCCAGGGCCTGTTGAGTTCCGCCAACTCTTCCTTGGTCCCTGGCTACAGCCAGTCCCTGACGCTGAGCACCGGCTTCAGAGTCATCAAGAAGAAACTCTACAGCTCCGAACAGCTGCTCATCGAAGAGTGTTGA